Proteins co-encoded in one Meiothermus sp. genomic window:
- a CDS encoding potassium/proton antiporter — MYLPRPETLLLIASILLLLSVLATKLGGRLGVPGLLLFLLIGMLAGSDGPGGIWFDNYYVAQLIGTVALVFILYSGGLFTRWNAVRPVLGAGLSLATLGVFFTMLLTGMFAHWVLDLDWLEALLLGAIVSSTDASAVFGVLRERAVRLRKHLRPLLEFESGTNDPMAVFLTIGLTALLTRPEMSAWQILPMFVQQMLLGLLLGYSLGRAVAWILQNIRLSFDGLYAVLSVTLMLLVFSLTAVLGGSGFLAAYVAGVVVGNSDFPRKTALLAFHEGNTWLMEIGMFLTLGLLVFPSQLPSVAVGAILLALFLMLVARPVAVFLSLPNRRFALNEKVFVAWVGLRGAIPIVLATFPLLAGVESAQKIFNVTFFVVLFSVLVQGTTLPLVARGLRVRAEDEAAASPPSEAVGSR, encoded by the coding sequence GTGTATTTGCCGAGACCGGAGACCCTTCTGCTGATCGCCAGCATCCTGCTGCTTCTCAGCGTGCTGGCCACCAAGCTGGGTGGGCGGCTGGGGGTGCCAGGGCTGCTCTTGTTTTTGCTCATAGGGATGCTGGCTGGCAGCGATGGGCCGGGGGGTATCTGGTTCGATAACTACTACGTGGCCCAACTCATCGGCACGGTGGCCCTTGTCTTCATCCTCTATTCGGGTGGGCTCTTTACCCGCTGGAATGCGGTACGTCCGGTGCTGGGGGCTGGTCTGTCCCTGGCTACTTTGGGTGTGTTCTTCACCATGCTCCTAACGGGCATGTTCGCCCATTGGGTGCTAGACCTGGATTGGCTCGAGGCCCTCCTGCTCGGTGCGATTGTTTCCAGCACCGATGCCAGCGCGGTGTTTGGGGTGCTGCGCGAGCGGGCTGTGCGCCTGCGCAAGCACCTGCGGCCTCTGCTCGAGTTCGAGTCGGGCACCAACGACCCCATGGCGGTGTTTCTGACCATTGGCCTGACCGCCCTTCTGACCCGCCCCGAGATGAGCGCCTGGCAGATTCTGCCCATGTTCGTCCAGCAGATGCTGTTGGGCCTTCTGCTGGGTTACAGCCTGGGGCGGGCGGTGGCCTGGATTTTGCAAAACATCCGGCTCAGCTTCGATGGGCTGTATGCAGTTCTGTCGGTCACGCTGATGCTTCTGGTGTTTTCGCTCACTGCCGTGCTGGGCGGCAGTGGCTTTTTGGCGGCTTATGTGGCGGGGGTGGTGGTGGGCAACAGCGACTTTCCCCGCAAGACGGCGCTGCTGGCCTTTCATGAGGGCAACACCTGGCTGATGGAGATTGGGATGTTCCTCACCCTGGGCCTGCTGGTCTTTCCCTCACAGCTTCCCTCGGTGGCGGTAGGGGCCATTCTGCTGGCGCTCTTTCTGATGCTGGTGGCCCGGCCTGTGGCGGTTTTCCTGAGCCTGCCCAATCGCCGCTTTGCCCTCAACGAAAAAGTCTTTGTTGCCTGGGTGGGTTTGCGGGGGGCCATTCCCATCGTGCTGGCCACCTTTCCTTTGCTGGCCGGGGTCGAATCGGCGCAAAAGATATTCAATGTCACCTTCTTCGTGGTGCTGTTTTCGGTGCTGGTACAGGGTACCACCCTGCCCCTGGTGGCCCGTGGGCTGCGGGTGCGCGCCGAGGATGAAGCAGCGGCCTCACCGCCTTCTGAAGCGGTGGGTAGCCGGTAG
- a CDS encoding fumarylacetoacetate hydrolase family protein, whose amino-acid sequence MKIVRFDAGQWGILEGETIHETDGPAGNPTGRHFDLGGVTLLAPAAPTKIVCVGRNYLDHIREMGHDFGGDLPKEPGLFLKGPNTLAHPANPARPERSGDVVPYPSFTNLLHYEGELAVVIESRMKNVPESEALEHVLGYTCALDVTARDKQKTDLQWVRAKSADKFCPLGPWLVTSLDPQNTTLRTYVNGELRQEAHTSLMIFPVAKILSYISSFMTLEPGDVVLTGTPEGVGELKPGDHVEVAIEGIGDLHTRIGN is encoded by the coding sequence ATGAAGATTGTACGGTTCGATGCGGGTCAATGGGGGATACTGGAAGGCGAGACCATTCACGAAACCGACGGCCCGGCGGGCAACCCCACGGGCCGTCATTTTGACCTGGGGGGCGTGACCCTGCTGGCCCCGGCCGCCCCTACCAAGATTGTCTGCGTGGGGCGCAATTACCTCGACCACATCCGCGAGATGGGCCACGACTTCGGCGGGGATCTGCCCAAGGAGCCGGGTCTGTTCCTGAAAGGCCCCAACACCCTGGCCCACCCGGCCAACCCGGCCCGCCCCGAGCGCTCGGGCGATGTGGTGCCCTACCCCAGCTTCACCAACCTGCTGCACTACGAAGGGGAGCTGGCGGTGGTGATTGAAAGTCGCATGAAAAACGTGCCCGAGAGCGAGGCCCTCGAGCACGTGCTGGGCTATACCTGCGCCCTGGACGTCACCGCCCGCGACAAGCAAAAAACCGACCTGCAGTGGGTACGGGCCAAGTCCGCCGACAAGTTCTGCCCCCTGGGGCCCTGGCTGGTGACCTCGCTCGATCCCCAGAACACCACCTTGCGCACCTACGTCAACGGCGAGCTGCGCCAGGAGGCCCACACCAGCCTGATGATCTTCCCGGTGGCTAAAATTCTCTCCTACATCAGCAGCTTTATGACCCTCGAGCCCGGCGATGTGGTACTGACCGGCACCCCCGAAGGGGTGGGCGAGCTCAAGCCCGGCGACCACGTGGAGGTAGCCATCGAGGGCATCGGCGACCTGCATACGCGAATTGGGAACTAA
- a CDS encoding PEGA domain-containing protein: MNALLLWILGILGVLILLWGLTRLSRGGLAWMGFGLMLGLAGLGGAWLHQQYGTAVFWGLGVLGVLLLVWALLNLRSRLAGWITALAVLLALTGFGSIVLLNSSSPNLLTSGTIPNPLDNLQTSPTAPDSSTPTPPAETAPEPTPTPPEPSPLPTPEPAPTPSSPTPEPLPPTSSPTPPAATGSLREVEPACPCLLNVQVKAPNPTVRILQGTTEVASSRQERSSFLLEAGDYTLQVEAPGYRTFSALINVPNNKNLEIELAQ; this comes from the coding sequence ATGAACGCACTCTTACTCTGGATTCTGGGCATTCTGGGCGTGCTTATTTTGCTTTGGGGCCTCACCCGCCTATCGCGCGGTGGGCTGGCCTGGATGGGCTTTGGTTTGATGCTGGGCTTGGCCGGGCTGGGCGGAGCCTGGCTGCACCAGCAGTACGGCACCGCGGTGTTCTGGGGCCTGGGGGTGCTGGGAGTGCTGTTGCTGGTCTGGGCCCTGCTCAACCTCAGAAGTCGCCTGGCGGGCTGGATCACCGCCCTGGCGGTGCTGCTGGCCCTCACCGGCTTTGGCAGCATCGTGCTGCTGAATAGCAGCAGCCCCAACCTGCTCACCTCGGGCACCATCCCCAACCCGCTCGACAACCTCCAGACAAGCCCCACCGCACCCGACAGCTCCACGCCCACCCCACCGGCCGAAACCGCCCCCGAACCAACCCCCACCCCGCCCGAGCCCAGTCCCCTGCCCACGCCGGAACCCGCCCCTACCCCATCTTCACCTACCCCGGAGCCGCTACCCCCAACATCTAGCCCCACCCCGCCCGCTGCTACGGGCAGTCTGCGCGAGGTGGAGCCGGCCTGCCCCTGTCTCCTCAATGTGCAGGTGAAAGCACCCAACCCCACGGTGCGCATTCTGCAGGGCACCACCGAGGTAGCCAGCAGTCGGCAGGAGCGCTCGAGCTTCCTGCTCGAGGCCGGCGACTACACCCTGCAGGTCGAGGCCCCCGGCTACCGGACGTTTAGCGCACTGATCAACGTACCTAACAACAAAAACCTCGAGATCGAGCTGGCGCAGTAA
- a CDS encoding tetratricopeptide repeat protein, with protein MGEVSTLWQSYLEALRPHLSGRDHRGKKGSLRWLEAAVAERGGRAGTVRNILYKDLGSPEEKLRLFEVIGDLYTESGLEAPPLPSELALESARRALGRDKRRLFRRFVRALEQGDKPQMVVVGGAATGKGVLLAAVERAVPGCLMVNLGGELAQHLHPLAEKLGLELEGILSQLSPTQPYALQAALQDELRSALARALNAYGRPLLLRAEKEGQIGGLNLRDTQGNPVGLAAWIEPLLRRLTIPFLAGLSEPPPNLAWHPLSAPSRAEARRYVKDRLPDLPPERVEALVNQAGRNFAELSRLVLLEAAQIHGSTPTNLSQDHTLRPILQALAVLSPEADPGVPVALLEKVLGKRLEHLSQAERALLAPLGEGKVRPALRTLLPEVPEKEARKLHLLALDYFKGDLFRELYHAHGAHRLDRLLELLSRDPSRLSLLPTLWTESQAWPTLEREKLAMAVVRYRAVLGQYAHPEALEALELLFHSTDPAVQAWARVKAAEARVDAGDFPAALQLLPPPEALSGEIGAEGLLVWAAVERWQGDYAQAEAYVQQALSLPIQPFLADRVRLWQGLVAKDAGRFEEALEALRQVAHDPLLVGRARYQSGDLLLRIGRVYEAEAQMRQGLEALESSGAPPEEVARVRARFGTALRRIGNFAEAEKYLYQSIREASDEFIRARAMSEASVLELARGRPLEALALLAEAEAYLREVRERPEEAHYRHRRTLYRIAVAYWVRASGLPYLPPYVGGQQAPQSEKILRELREELLTKKLPGDRYIALAIDVALKLSLLMPAPQAEAMMQGCLQQSDPYFQAQARLGYAETLARQEKWAEALAQVVQIGDLQDPGVQSWKLGLETQALLGLGQEEAAWKKLQACAGLPAPYRAQLGRVLGKIWPTEALRARLNTQSPLALDDCLALHLSQAEPTH; from the coding sequence GTGGGTGAAGTGAGTACACTCTGGCAATCGTACCTGGAAGCCCTGCGGCCTCATCTGAGCGGGCGCGACCACCGGGGCAAAAAAGGCAGCCTGCGCTGGCTGGAAGCCGCCGTGGCCGAGCGGGGCGGGCGGGCCGGAACGGTACGCAACATTTTGTACAAAGACCTGGGGAGTCCCGAGGAGAAGCTCCGGCTCTTCGAGGTGATCGGCGATCTGTACACCGAGTCGGGGCTGGAGGCCCCTCCGCTGCCCTCGGAGCTGGCCCTCGAGTCGGCCCGGCGGGCTTTGGGGCGCGACAAACGCCGGCTCTTCCGCCGCTTCGTGCGGGCCCTGGAGCAGGGCGATAAACCCCAGATGGTGGTGGTGGGGGGCGCGGCTACCGGCAAAGGCGTCTTGCTGGCGGCGGTGGAGCGGGCCGTGCCGGGCTGTCTGATGGTGAACCTGGGGGGTGAACTGGCCCAACACCTTCACCCCCTGGCCGAAAAACTGGGGCTGGAGCTCGAGGGCATCCTCTCCCAGCTCTCCCCCACCCAGCCCTACGCGCTGCAAGCCGCCTTGCAGGACGAGCTGCGCAGCGCGCTGGCCCGGGCCCTCAATGCCTACGGGCGGCCCCTGCTTCTGCGGGCAGAAAAAGAAGGGCAGATCGGCGGCCTGAATCTGCGCGATACCCAGGGCAACCCGGTGGGGCTGGCGGCCTGGATCGAGCCGCTGCTGCGCCGCCTGACCATTCCCTTTCTGGCCGGGCTCTCCGAGCCCCCGCCCAACCTGGCCTGGCACCCGCTCTCGGCCCCCAGCCGGGCCGAGGCCCGCCGCTACGTGAAAGACCGCCTGCCCGACCTGCCCCCCGAGCGGGTGGAGGCGCTGGTGAACCAGGCCGGGCGCAACTTTGCCGAGCTTTCGCGGCTGGTGCTGCTGGAGGCCGCCCAGATTCATGGCAGCACCCCCACCAACCTATCCCAGGATCACACCCTGCGCCCCATTTTGCAGGCGCTGGCGGTGCTTTCGCCGGAGGCCGACCCCGGCGTTCCGGTCGCGCTTTTGGAAAAGGTGCTCGGCAAAAGGCTAGAGCACCTCTCCCAGGCCGAACGCGCCCTGCTGGCCCCCCTGGGCGAGGGCAAGGTGCGCCCCGCGCTGCGCACCCTGCTACCGGAAGTTCCCGAAAAAGAGGCGCGCAAACTGCACCTGCTGGCGCTGGACTACTTCAAGGGCGATCTGTTCCGCGAGCTTTACCACGCCCACGGGGCGCACCGGCTGGATCGGCTGCTCGAGCTCCTCTCGCGTGACCCCAGCCGGCTCTCACTGCTGCCCACCCTATGGACTGAGTCACAGGCCTGGCCCACCCTCGAGCGGGAAAAGCTCGCCATGGCAGTGGTGCGCTACCGGGCCGTGCTGGGCCAGTACGCCCACCCCGAGGCCCTGGAGGCCCTCGAGCTGCTCTTCCACTCCACCGACCCCGCGGTGCAGGCCTGGGCCCGGGTCAAGGCCGCCGAAGCCCGGGTAGACGCCGGGGATTTTCCCGCCGCCCTGCAACTGCTGCCCCCACCCGAGGCCCTCTCGGGCGAGATCGGGGCCGAGGGGCTGCTGGTCTGGGCCGCTGTGGAGCGCTGGCAGGGCGACTACGCCCAGGCCGAAGCCTATGTCCAGCAGGCCCTCTCGCTGCCCATCCAGCCCTTTTTGGCCGACCGGGTACGGCTGTGGCAGGGCCTGGTAGCCAAGGACGCGGGCCGCTTCGAGGAGGCCCTGGAAGCCCTGCGGCAGGTTGCGCACGACCCCCTCTTGGTCGGGCGGGCCCGCTACCAGTCGGGCGACCTGCTCCTGCGCATTGGACGGGTCTACGAGGCCGAGGCCCAGATGCGGCAGGGCCTCGAGGCCCTGGAGTCCTCGGGGGCGCCGCCCGAGGAGGTGGCCCGGGTGCGGGCCCGCTTTGGTACGGCCCTGCGGCGCATCGGCAACTTTGCCGAGGCGGAAAAATACCTGTATCAGTCTATTCGCGAGGCTTCCGACGAGTTCATCCGGGCCCGGGCCATGAGCGAGGCCAGCGTGCTCGAGCTGGCTCGAGGCCGCCCCCTGGAAGCCCTGGCCCTGCTGGCCGAGGCCGAGGCCTACCTGCGCGAGGTGCGCGAACGCCCCGAGGAAGCCCACTACCGCCACCGCCGCACCCTGTACCGCATTGCCGTGGCCTACTGGGTACGGGCCAGCGGACTGCCCTACCTACCCCCCTACGTGGGAGGCCAGCAGGCCCCCCAGAGCGAAAAAATCCTGCGCGAGTTGCGCGAAGAACTCCTGACCAAGAAGCTCCCCGGCGACCGCTACATCGCCTTGGCCATTGACGTAGCCCTGAAGCTCTCCCTGCTGATGCCGGCCCCCCAGGCCGAAGCTATGATGCAGGGCTGCTTGCAGCAAAGCGACCCCTACTTCCAGGCCCAGGCCCGCCTGGGTTATGCCGAGACCCTGGCGAGGCAGGAGAAATGGGCCGAGGCGCTGGCCCAGGTGGTGCAGATTGGCGACCTGCAAGACCCAGGGGTGCAGAGCTGGAAGCTGGGCCTGGAGACCCAGGCGCTGCTGGGCTTAGGCCAGGAAGAGGCCGCCTGGAAGAAGCTCCAGGCCTGCGCAGGCCTCCCGGCCCCCTACCGCGCCCAGCTGGGCCGGGTGCTGGGCAAAATCTGGCCGACCGAGGCCCTGCGTGCGCGGCTCAACACCCAGTCGCCCTTGGCTCTGGACGACTGTCTAGCCCTGCACCTGAGCCAGGCCGAACCCACTCATTGA
- a CDS encoding alpha/beta fold hydrolase codes for MSVPVVFLHAFPYSPAMWAGQLEVVKGHPVLYPDILGFESLESAAAHVLVEMDNLGWQKAVFVGLSMGGYVIFRLWNLEPERFSGMVLADTRATPDTPEGAHLRLEQAERIRREGMQFFPEATLKGHLGATTHARRPELVAQVRQAQLEADPSRVAKSLEALARRPDSVPLLSSISVPALVLVGEEDTLTPPADARQMATQIPDSRMLILPEAGHLSNLENPKAFNTALRGFLAELQ; via the coding sequence ATGTCGGTTCCTGTAGTCTTTCTACACGCCTTTCCCTACAGCCCGGCCATGTGGGCAGGGCAGCTCGAGGTCGTCAAAGGGCATCCGGTTCTCTACCCCGACATCCTGGGGTTCGAGAGCCTGGAAAGCGCAGCCGCCCACGTGCTGGTCGAGATGGACAACCTGGGCTGGCAGAAAGCGGTGTTTGTGGGGCTTTCCATGGGGGGCTACGTGATTTTCAGACTGTGGAACCTCGAGCCCGAGCGCTTCTCGGGGATGGTGCTGGCCGACACCCGCGCCACCCCGGACACCCCCGAGGGGGCTCACCTGCGCCTGGAGCAGGCCGAGCGCATCCGCCGGGAAGGGATGCAGTTCTTCCCGGAGGCCACCCTCAAGGGGCACCTGGGGGCTACCACCCATGCCCGCCGCCCCGAGCTGGTGGCCCAGGTACGGCAGGCCCAGCTCGAGGCAGACCCCAGCCGGGTGGCCAAGAGCCTCGAGGCCCTGGCCCGCCGGCCCGACTCGGTGCCGCTGCTCTCCAGCATCTCGGTGCCGGCCCTGGTGCTGGTGGGCGAGGAAGATACCCTCACCCCGCCCGCCGATGCTCGGCAGATGGCCACCCAGATTCCCGATAGCCGGATGCTGATCCTGCCCGAGGCGGGGCACCTGAGCAACCTGGAGAACCCCAAAGCTTTTAACACAGCCCTGCGGGGCTTCTTGGCCGAGCTTCAATGA